A window from Oscillatoria sp. FACHB-1406 encodes these proteins:
- a CDS encoding 16S rRNA (cytosine(967)-C(5))-methyltransferase: MNANLTPSSARQLALIALQNIDRHGAYTDAALDRVLHKTSANPSDRALTTELVYGCVRRQRTLDALIDTLGKKTARQQPPDLRLILHLGLYQLRYLTHIPASAAVNTSVELAKSNRLGKLANVVNGLLRQYLRSDKDPLLLPENPVQRLGLQYSYPDWIIELWLEQFGEAETEKLCEWFNIPPALDLRVNPVRVSLEGVEAALSQQLSEKNTQISHLPPLPQALRLVGKTGAIQDLIGFKDGHWTVQDASAQLVVHCLDPQPGETIIDACAAPGGKTTHIAELMEDRGKIIACDRVASRLRKVEANAQRLQLHCIETCTGDSRNFPQWAQSSDRVLVDAPCSGLGTLHRHPDIRWRQTPQKLQELANLQQELLASAATWVKPGGVLVYSTCTLNAPENSAIARQFLATHPDWHIDPPAADSPAAPFLQPEGWIEILPSQHQMDGFFMARFQLKF; encoded by the coding sequence TTGAACGCTAACTTAACCCCTTCCTCCGCCCGCCAACTCGCCTTAATTGCCCTGCAAAATATCGATCGCCACGGGGCGTATACCGATGCAGCCCTCGATCGCGTCCTCCATAAAACCTCAGCCAATCCGAGCGATCGCGCCTTAACCACCGAACTCGTCTATGGGTGCGTCCGCAGACAGCGTACCCTCGACGCACTCATCGATACCCTAGGCAAGAAAACCGCCCGCCAGCAGCCCCCCGACTTGCGCCTCATTCTCCATCTCGGACTCTATCAACTGCGCTACCTTACCCACATTCCCGCCTCCGCCGCCGTCAATACCAGCGTCGAACTCGCTAAAAGCAACCGTTTGGGAAAACTCGCTAACGTTGTCAACGGTTTATTGCGCCAATATCTTCGCAGCGACAAAGATCCGCTCCTTCTCCCCGAAAATCCCGTCCAGCGGTTGGGGCTTCAGTACAGCTACCCCGACTGGATAATTGAATTGTGGCTCGAGCAATTCGGCGAAGCAGAAACCGAGAAGCTTTGCGAGTGGTTTAATATACCTCCCGCTCTCGATTTGCGCGTCAATCCCGTGCGCGTTTCCCTCGAAGGGGTTGAAGCCGCCCTTTCGCAGCAATTGAGCGAAAAAAATACTCAAATTTCTCACCTTCCCCCCCTACCCCAAGCCTTACGTTTAGTCGGCAAAACCGGCGCAATTCAAGATTTAATCGGATTTAAAGATGGACATTGGACGGTACAAGATGCGAGCGCGCAATTAGTCGTTCATTGCCTCGATCCCCAGCCCGGAGAAACGATTATCGATGCTTGTGCCGCGCCGGGGGGGAAAACGACGCATATTGCCGAATTGATGGAAGATCGGGGGAAAATTATCGCGTGCGATCGCGTCGCCTCTCGCCTGCGGAAAGTGGAAGCCAACGCCCAACGCCTGCAACTCCACTGCATCGAAACTTGCACCGGCGACAGCCGCAATTTCCCCCAATGGGCGCAAAGTAGCGATCGCGTCCTCGTCGATGCCCCCTGTTCCGGACTCGGCACGCTCCACCGCCATCCCGATATTCGCTGGCGGCAAACCCCGCAAAAACTGCAAGAACTGGCAAATTTGCAGCAAGAACTGCTCGCAAGTGCTGCAACTTGGGTGAAACCGGGCGGCGTTCTGGTGTATTCCACCTGTACTCTCAACGCGCCAGAAAATAGCGCGATCGCGCGTCAATTCCTGGCTACCCATCCCGACTGGCACATCGATCCTCCCGCCGCAGACTCCCCCGCTGCCCCCTTCCTGCAACCCGAAGGTTGGATTGAAATTCTGCCCTCGCAGCACCAAATGGATGGCTTTTTTATGGCTCGCTTTCAATTGAAATTCTAG
- a CDS encoding Mur ligase family protein, producing the protein MSFINRLRLGFAVGVAKTVTAGVRGLRLGAASVLPGEVARRIYPNLLPLLFQQAKQGVILVVGTNGKTTTSLLLRKILEDGGFRVAHNETGANLINGLVTALLEDTSLIGQLDIDYAILEVDENILPLVLRDCRPRLILGLNLFRDQLDRYGEVDTISQRWKTAIAPLPPETAIVLNADDPTLSYLGQNLTQKVLFFGLSEPQLYLEALPHAVDSIYCPNCGHSLNYQGVYLSHLGDYDCPACGFKKSQPAIDSKEWGQILIGVYNKYNTLAAGLVAKELGINSEVITKAIQNFRAAFGRAEELTVEGKHVRILLSKNPVGMNETLRAVTQIKEAGKSSTTLIVLNDRTPDGTDVSWIWDADTEKLASMGGTIIVSGDRVYDMALRIQYSQPELKAEKNGLNLVVEENLEDAIATALKTTPADETLHIIPTYSAMLEVRELLTGRKIL; encoded by the coding sequence ATGTCTTTCATCAATCGACTGCGCTTAGGATTTGCCGTTGGAGTTGCTAAAACCGTCACTGCTGGAGTGCGCGGGCTGCGCCTGGGGGCAGCAAGCGTTTTGCCGGGAGAAGTTGCGCGACGCATTTATCCCAACTTGCTACCGCTGCTGTTTCAGCAAGCGAAACAGGGCGTAATTTTAGTAGTAGGAACAAATGGAAAAACGACGACTTCCCTGCTATTGCGAAAAATTTTAGAGGATGGGGGCTTTCGAGTCGCTCACAATGAAACCGGCGCAAATTTAATTAATGGTTTGGTGACAGCGCTGTTAGAAGATACGAGTTTAATCGGTCAACTCGATATCGATTATGCAATCCTGGAAGTTGATGAAAATATTCTACCGTTGGTCTTGCGAGATTGTCGTCCGAGGTTAATTTTAGGGTTAAATTTGTTCCGAGATCAACTCGATCGCTATGGAGAAGTCGATACCATCAGTCAGCGCTGGAAAACTGCGATCGCGCCCCTCCCCCCAGAAACCGCGATCGTTCTCAATGCCGACGATCCCACTCTCTCTTATCTCGGTCAAAATTTAACCCAAAAAGTTCTCTTTTTCGGCTTAAGCGAACCGCAACTTTACCTCGAAGCCCTTCCCCACGCTGTCGATTCAATCTACTGTCCGAACTGCGGTCATTCCCTCAATTATCAAGGCGTTTATTTATCGCATTTAGGCGATTACGATTGTCCCGCTTGTGGATTTAAAAAGAGTCAACCCGCGATCGATAGTAAAGAATGGGGGCAAATTTTAATCGGAGTTTATAATAAGTATAACACTTTAGCAGCGGGATTAGTTGCAAAAGAATTAGGGATTAATTCTGAAGTGATTACCAAGGCAATTCAAAACTTTCGAGCGGCGTTTGGACGGGCAGAAGAACTGACGGTTGAAGGCAAGCACGTTCGGATTTTGCTCTCAAAAAATCCGGTAGGAATGAATGAAACATTGCGGGCGGTAACGCAGATCAAAGAAGCCGGAAAGTCTTCAACGACGTTAATTGTTTTAAACGATCGCACGCCCGACGGAACTGATGTTTCCTGGATTTGGGATGCAGACACGGAAAAACTCGCCTCAATGGGCGGTACGATTATTGTCAGCGGCGATCGCGTCTACGATATGGCGCTGCGGATTCAGTACAGCCAGCCGGAACTCAAAGCCGAAAAAAATGGTTTAAACTTAGTAGTCGAGGAAAACTTAGAAGACGCGATCGCGACGGCTTTAAAAACAACGCCCGCCGATGAAACCTTACACATTATCCCGACTTATTCGGCGATGCTTGAAGTGCGGGAATTGCTGACCGGAAGAAAGATTTTATAG